The genomic stretch GACGTCGTCGTCCACGCGCTGCCGCTCTTCCACGTCCACGGGCTCGTGCTCGGGATGCTCGGGCCGCTGCGCCGGGGCGGCGGCGGCCACCACGTCGGCCGCTTCTCGCCCGAGGCGATCGCCGCCGCCCTGGACGCGGGCGGCACCATGCTGTTCGCGGTCCCGACGATGCACCGCCGGCTCGCCGACGCGGCCGAGTCCGACCCGGAGATCGCGCGCGCGCTGTCCGGCGCGCGGCTGATCGTCTCCGGCTCGGCCGCGCTGCCCGCCGTCGAGCACGCCCGGATCGAGCGCCTCACGGGGCAGCAGGTCGTCGAGCGCTACGGCATGACCGAGACGCTCATGAACACGGCGGTCCATGCCGACGGCGACCGGCGCCCCGGGTCCGTCGGACCGCCGCTGCCCGGCGTCGACCTGCGCCTCGTCCACGAGGGCGAGGATGCCGGTGGGATCGGCGAGATCCAGGTCCGCGGGCCGAACCTCTTCCTCGGCTACCTCAACCGGCCGGACGCGACCGCCGAGGCCATGACGCCCGACGGCTGGTTCCGCACCGGCGACCTGGCGATGCGCGACCCGGACGGCTACATCCGGATCGTCGGGCGCCGCGGGACGGACCTCATCAAGAGCGGCGGCTTCAAGATCGGCGCGGGGGAGATCGAGAACGCCCTGCTCGAGCATCCCTCGGTCGCCGAGGCGGCGGTCGCCGGCGAGCCGGACGAGGATCTCGGCGAGCGCATCGCGGCATGGGTGGTGGTCGCCCCGGGGGCGGGGAAGCCCGAGCCGCAGGAGCTCGCCGACCACGTCGCCCGCCTCCTCACGCCGCACAAGCGCCCGCGCGTCGTGCGCTACGTCGAGGAGCTGCCGCGCAACGCGATGGGCAAGGTCCAGAAGAAGCTGCTCACGCGCTGATCACGACGTTCCACCCGACGCGCGGATCGCGCTCGACGCGGGCCCCGGCCGGGTCGCCTCCCCAGAGCACCCCCACGGGCCAGCGGGGAGTGTTCGTCGCGATGACCCGGCCGCGGTGGTTGAGCAGCACGGCGTCCGCGCCGACGGCGGCCAGCGCCGGCCCCGCGATGGGCTCGATCGACCCGACCGCGATGTCCGCGCCGGCCACGCCGAGGAACCGCCCGTCGCGCACGACCGGCATCGTGAGCGTGAGGATGTGCTCGTTCGTGCCGCTGTGGTCCACGAACGGCCCGGCGATCCAGCGCGTGCCGGTGTCGCGCGGCGTGGTGAACCACTCGGCGGCCTCGTAGTCGTAGAACTCCGGCCGCCCCGGGTCGAGCTCGGCGTTCAGGAAGACCGGCGGCCCCGACCCCGCGCGCCGCCACCACTCCAGCCAGCGCGGCGCGTCCCGCAGCGCGCCGGGAGCGAAGACCATGCCGGCCCCGGCCACGAGCGGCGACCGCTCGAGGATCGCGTGCACGCGGTCGCGGATGGGCGCGAGATCGGTGCGGTGCGGTGCGGCGGGCAGTTCGAGGACGACCGCGCGCACGCTCGCGATCTCGTCGAAGACGGCCTCCAGGGCGGTGCAGACGCGGTCGAGGACGGGCGCTGGATCCGGCGTGAGGCGGCGAAGGTGCAGCGCGACCAGCGCCTCGAACTCGGCGCCGACGTGCGCGGCCATGCGCTCGCGGGCCGCGCGCGGGCGCCGCTCCCGGACCGCGGCCAGCACCGCGCGGTGATCGCGGAGCGCGCGCTCCGGGTCCGCGACGAGCCAGACGAGCGGCCCGGCTTCGGCCTGCAGGTCCATCTCCGCGCGCGTGAGCCGCAGCGAGCGCGTGGTCGCTGCCAGCTCGACGTGGAAGCGCTCGTCGGCGGCCCGGCGTTCGACGGGCCCGGACGCGGCGGCGAGCCGCTCGACGTGCTCCTCCAGGCGCTCGAGGTCCGGAGCTGACGCCCGCTCGGCCGCCAGCTCGGCGACGGTGGCCGCCACGGCGGTCCGGTGATCGGCCAGGTCGCGCAGCTCGTCGACGCTGAGCGCGCCGATCCGGTCGAGCAGGCGCCCGTCGGCCGGCCCGCGTACGAACGTCCCGCCGTGGCGTCCCCGCCGCGTCTCCACGAGCCCCGTCCGGCGCAGGCCGGCGAGCGCCTCGCGCAGCGTGACCGTCGCCACGCCGAGCTGGGCGGCGAGGTCGCTCTCCGACGGCAGCTGGTCCCCCTCGCCGAAGACTCCGACGTCGATCGCGTCCGCAAGCCGGCGCTCGACCACCGCCACGCGCCCGCCGGAATCGAGCGGGGCGAGGACGCTGTGCCGGCTGCTGGAAGGGAGGTGGCTCGGCGACATCTGGTGGAACGGATCTTGACAGATGACATATGGGTTCATAGGTTTGAGCACGGGGACTCAACCGAGGGAGAGGGTCAGTTGACGATCGATGGCGGGCGACCGGAGACCACCGACGCGTTCGTGGCGGAGTGGCGCAATGCCGCCTACAACTGCTACAGCTCGGGCCACAAGTTCTGCCGCGAGGTCTGCCCGGTCCAGCAGGTGACGCGCAACGAGTCGTGGACGCCGACCGCGTTCCACGCGAACGTCGTGGCGATGGAGCAGGGCGAGCTCGACGTGGCCGACGTCGCCGAGGACTTCGTCAACTGCACGCAGTGCGGTGCGTGCGAGCTGCGCTGCCCGAACACGCTGTTCACCGGCGACTTCTACCGCTTCCGCACCCGTACGGTGGACCTCGTCAAGGCGGTGCGCGCGCTCGCCGTCGATCAGGGCATCCACCAGCCCGGCTACCAGCGCTGGAACCTGCTGACCGACGAGCGCCGCCACGAGCCGGTGCTCGGCGAGTTCGCCGGCGACGCGCCCGCGGTCCCTGTCGACCAGGACCACGTCGCCGACTGGGCGGCGGACCTCGACCTGCCCGTCGGCGGCGAGACGATCCTGTTCGTGGACTGCGAGGCGGCGTTCTACCGCACGTCGGTCCCGCGGGCGGTCGCCCAGATGCTGAAGCAGGCGGGGGTCGAGTTCGGCCTCATGCGCGAGCAGTGGTGCTGCGGCGGGCCGGCCGCGGAGATGGGCTACGTCGAGCAGGCGATGCGCTTCGCCCGCCACAACCTCGACGACTGGCGCGCGGTCGGCGCCAAGCGGGTGATCGTGCTCGACCCGCACGACTACATCACGTTCACCGAGGACTACCCGCGGTACTTCGGGACGGAGGTCGACGACCTGGAGATCGTGCTGGCCGTCGAGCTGCTGGCGGGACTCGTGCGCGACGGGACGCTGACGCCGAGCGTCCCCATCGAGCGCACGATCACCTACCACGACCCATGCCGCCTGAACAAGCGCAAGGGCATCTGGCAGGAGCCGCGGGAGATCCTGCGCGCGATCCCGGGGCTCGACTTCAGGGACGTCGACCGGGTCACCCAGTGGTCGTACTGCTCGGGCGCGGGCGCGGGCCTGCCGGTGGAGAAGCCGGAGCTCACCGCCCGCATCAGCGACCGCCGGCTCGCGCAGGCCGCCGAGCTCGAGGTCGACACGCTCGTCAGCGCGTGCCCGTGGTCCGAGCGGCCGCTGAGCGCCGCGGGTGAGCCGCGGGCCATCGACGTCGTCGACATCCACGAGCTGCTGGCCGAGTCGCTCGGCATCGACGTCGGGGGCAGCCGGGGCGAGGTGGCGTCGTGAGCGTCGCCACGAAGGGCGGCCTCGACGATGCGGTCCTCGAGGAGCTCGCCCAGGTCCTGGGGTCCGAGCACCTGCTGACGACCAAGCCGGCGCGCATGCACCGCGCGCGCGTGCCGGCGCCGTTCCCGGTGCACAGGTGGGCCGACCACGTGCCCGACGCCGTCGTCCTGCCGGCGAGCACCGAGGAGGTCGCGGAGATCGTCCGGATCGCCAACCGCTTCGGCGTCCCGGTCGTCCCGCGCAGCGGCGGCACCGGCCTCACCGACGGCGCGGTGCCGCTGCGCCACGGCATCCTGCTCGATCTCAAGCGCCTGGACCAGATCCACGAGATCGACCTCGAGGACCGAACGTGCACCGTCGGCGCGGGCGTGAACATGCTCAAGCTCAACGAGGTCCTCGGCCGCCACGGGCTGATCTATCCCGACGATCCGGCGTCGTACCCGTGCTCGATGGTCGGTGGCCGGATCGGGACGAGCGGCTGGTCGCTGATCGGCTCGCGCTACGGCCACACGCGCGACCTGGTGCTGAGCTTCGTCCACGTGCTGCCGACCGGCGAGGTCGTGCGCATCGGCGACGGCGGCGGGCGCAAGATCTCCAAGAGCTCGACGGGATACACGCTCAAGCCGCTGTTCATGGGCCACCAGGGCACGCTCGGGGTCGCCACCGAGGCGACGCTCAAGCTGTACCCCAAGCCCGAGGCGGAGCTCTCGCCGTTCTGGTCGTTCGAGGACTACGACACCGCCCACCGGGCCCTGCGCGAGATCGTCCGCACCGACTGCGCGACCTTCGCCGGCGCCGTGCTGTTCGACCACGAGAAGGTCGCCTACCTGCGTCGCGACGACGAGGCGTACATCCCGCAGCCCGAGAGCGTCCGGGCGCTCGTGTGCGCGGTCCTCTACGGCAACGAGGACGAGGTCCTCGCCGGGGGCAGGCGGATCATGCGGGTCGCGCGCGAGAACGGCGCCCGCTACCTCGGCGACGAGATCTCCGAGGGCGACTGGGCCGCGCGCCACGACCGCTACGCGACCCCGCTGCACGGGCGCACGAAGGACGGCCAGGTCGTGCCGATGAGCTGGCACTGCGAGGACGCCTCGACCGTCTGGAGCCAGCTGCCCGCGGTCCGCAGGAAGTGGCACGAGATCGTGGCGGACCTGCGCCGGCGCAGCGACGTCTTCGACGACTGGGGCATGTTCGCCTACACGAACGGCCGGACGGGCGTGGACTACCTGACCGAGATCGACGTCGGGATCTGGGAGCAGGAGCTCGACGACGAGACCTGGGCGATGTGGATCAAGGCCAAGCGGGACATCGCCCAGGTCGCCGTCGACCACGGGGGCTCGATCAGCGCCTGTCACGGCGCCTGCCGGGAGGGCGAGGTCGACGTCGTGCCGATCGAGCTCGGCGGCGCCTACGACGTCATGAAGCAGATCAAGCGCACGCTGGACCCCAACAACGTCATGAACCCGGGCAAGTACGGCCTCGACGGAGCGTTCGAGGAGGACCTCAAGTGAGCGCATTCCGCTACGGCGAGCAGCGCCGGCCGCCGCCCCCCACGCGGGTGACCGACGTCGCCATCACCCGCTTCGAGCACATCTACGAGGTCGACCCGCGGCTGATGACCGAGCACGTGCGCCAGCAGGCGTTCCCGAACTGGGACACCCAGCGCATCGCCCGCAGCCGCCTGGACCACCTCGACTGGATGCACCGCCATTTCGCCGGCAAGGTCCTGTCGGCCGGAGAACTGCTCAGCGACTGAAAGGGACGGATGCGCTTCAGCTACTGCATGCTGCCGGACTACCCGCTCGACGACTCGATCGAGATGATCAAGACCGCGGATCGGCTCGGCTTCCACGCCGTCTACGCGGTCGACGAGACGTGGCACAAGGACCTGTGGGTCCTCTTCGCGGCGGCCGCCGACAAGACGGAGCACATCCGCTTCGGCCCGAACGTCACCCACGTCTTCCTGCGCGAGCCGACGCTGATCTGCCAGCAGCTCGCGACGCTCGACGAGCTGACGAACGGCCGCATGGAGTGCGTCGTCTCGACCGGCAACTTCGGCCTGATGGCCCAGTACCACGTCGACTGGGAGCACCGCAAGCCGCTGTCACGGCTCAAGGAGGCCATGCACGTGATGCGCACGTTCCTGGCCGACGGCAAGATCGACTTCCAGGGCGACTTCTTCCAGTACACGGGGCTGTTCACCGCCGCCCGCCCGGTGCAGGAGCGCATCCCGCTGCTCATGGGCGGCATGAAGGGCCCACGCTCGTTCGTCGCCGCCGGCGAGCTCGCCGACGGCCTGCACCACGCGCTCTCGTACTCGCGCGAGGCCTACGAGTACGTCGTCGACAACGTGCGGACGGGCGCGGACCGCGCCGGGCGCAGCATGGACGACATCGACGTCGGCGCGTGGGTCGTGACCGTCGTGGGGGAGGACTCCGCCGCCGCCAAGCGCGCCGCGCGGATCCTCGTCGCCTTCTACATCTCCTCGATGCCCGCCGAGCAGCTCGGGCGCCATGGCATCTCCCTGGAGGAGGTCCAGCCCGTCGTCGACGCCCTCGGCGCGGGCGACGTGGCCCGGGCCATCCAGCTGTTTCGCCCCGAGCTCGCCGAGAAGCTGTCGCTGGCCGGCACGCCGGAGGAGGTCGTCGAGAAGATCCGGCGCGACATCGAGCCGGCGGGCGTCGACCACATGATCCTCGCGCTCTCCGACGCGCACCTCGTGAAGTTCTTCGCGGGCGAGGACGTCCCGGGCGTGCCGACGATCAACGAGCAGCTGAAGCTCGTCGCCGACCGCGTCATGCCGGCGTTCGGGGCGGCCGTGATGGCCTGACCGCGCGCTACTGCAGGTGGCGGAGGATCAGGCTCGAGACCTCGGCCGCCTGCTGGATGTTCGCCAGGTGCGCCGAGTCGGGCACGACCGCCATCCGCGCCCCCGGCACGCGCGCGGCGATCCGCGCGCCGTGGTCGGGCGGCGTGGCCGGGTCGTCGGCGCCGGCGATGACGAGCGTCGGCGCGGCGATCCGGTCGAGCTCCGGCTCCAGGTCCATGTGCTCGATGGCCTCGCAGCACGCGGCGTAGCCCTCCGGGGGCGTCGCGGCGATCATGGCGCGCAGCCGCTGGCGCACCTCCGGGTGGGCGGCCGCGTAGCCGGGGGTCAGCCAGCGCGCGACGACCGCGTCGGCGACGGCTCCCGTGCCCTGCTCGCGCACGAGCCGCGCCCGCTCGGCCCAGGCCTCGGGCGGCCCGAGCTTGGCCGACGTGCAGCACAGGACCAGGTGGTCGACCCGCTCGGGCGCGTTGATGCCCATCCACATCGCGGTCATGCCGCCGAGCGACACGCCGGCGAGGTGGGCGCGTGGGATCTCGAGCCGGTCGAGCAGCGCGACGACGTCCGCGCCGAGGTCGGCCAGCTCGTACGGGCCGGGGGGCACCGGCGAGGCGCCGTGGCCGCGCAGGTCGAAGCGCACGACGCGGAACGGGCCCGACAGCTCCTCGATCTGGCGCTCCCACATGGCGATGCTGGAGCCGAGCGAGTTGATCAGCACGAGGGCCGGCATGTCCGGCGGGCCCTCCACCAGGTGGTGCACGTCGACGGCGCTCAAGCGGGTCTCCTGTGGTCGTGGGCGTTCAACGCGCGGTCGACGAGCCCCGGTGCGCTGCCGAGATAGCCGGTGGGGTCCATCAGCTCCCCGACGGCGTCGGCCCCCAGATGATCGCGGACCTGCGGATCGTCGCACAGCACCTCGGCGAACGACCGGTCCGACGCGCCCGCCTCACTCGCCGCGCGCTCGACGAGCTCGTGCGCGGTGCCGCGGCCGATCGCGTCGGTCAGCGCCGCGGTCACCCGCTCGGCCAGCAGGAGGCCGCCCGTGAGGTCGAGGTTCGCGCGCATCCGCTCGGGGTCGACCTCGAGGCCCTCCAGGCAGTCGCGCAGCCACGCTGCGGCCGAGCCGGCGGCGACGAGCAGCTCGCGCAGCGGCGACCACTCGGCGTGCCATGCGCCGGCCGCGCGCTCGTGCTCCTGCTCCATCGAGGCCAGCAGCGTGGCCGCGAGCCCGGGAGCCTGGCGGGCGGCGCCGAGCGCGGAGATCGCCGCGACGGGGTTGCGCTTGTGCGGCATGGCCGACGAGCCGCCGCCCGTGCCCTCGCGCACCTCGCCGACCTCGGTCTGGCTGAGCAGGACGACGTCGCGCGCCACCTTGGCGACGGCGCCGCACGCCAGCGCGAGCGCGCCGGCGATGTCGGCGATGCGCGTGCGGTCGGTGTGCCACGGGATGGCGGGCGCGGGCAGGTCGAGCTCGCGGGCGATCCCCTCGAGCACCTCGATGCCCCGGTCGCCGAGCCCGGCGAGATTGCCCGCGGCGCCGCCGAACTGGACGGCGAGGCGCTCGCACCGCACGGCCAGGACCCGGTCGGCCGCCGCGTCCAGGCCGGTCATCCAGCTCGCCGCCTTCAGGCCGAACGTCGTCGGCACCGCCTGCTGCAGGAGCGTGCGCCCTGCGATCGGCGTCGCGCGGTGCGCCCGGGCCAGCGCGGCGGCGGCGAACGCGGCGCCGTCGAGGTCCTGGCGCAGCAGCGTCAGCGCGCGCCGCGCCACGATCATCATCGCGGTGTCGACGACGTCCTGGCTCGTCGCGCCGCGGTGCACCTGGCCCCGGCCCGGGCCCTCGACGCGGGCGGTCAGCGCCTTGACGAGCGGCCCCGCCGGGTTGCCGATCGAGGGAGCCTGCGCCCCGATCGCCACGGGGTCGTAGTCCTCCGCGCGGCAGGCGGCGGCGATCGCCTCGGCGGCGCGCGGCTCCATGAGCCCGGCGGCCGCCTGGGCGCGCGCGAGCGCACGCTCGAAGTCGAGCATGCCCTGCAGGAACGCGTGGTCGTCGACCGCGCCGGCCACCTGCCCGCGCGCGAGGACGCCGCCGAAGAGGCCGCTACTCACGCGGCAGGCCGGCGTAGTTCTCGGCCAGGGACTCGCGTGCGGCGTGCGACGACGTCACGTAGCGCAGCTGCGACCGCTGCAGCTGCATCTCGAACGGGTCCTGGTCGTGCGGGCGGTGCAGCATGGAGGTCATGAACCACGAGAAGTGCTCGACCCGCCAGATGCGGCGCAGGCACCGGGCGGAGTATCCGTCAAGCGCGGTCCGCTCGCCCGTCTCGTAGAACGCGACGAGCGCCTCGGACAGGTTCTGGACGTCCGACACCGCGACGTTCAGGCCCTTCGCGCCGGTCGGCGGGACGATGTGCGCGGCGTCGCCGGCCAGGAACAGGCGCCCGTGCTGCATCGGCTCGACGACGAAGCTGCGCATCGGCGTGATCCCGCGGTCGAAGATCTCGCCCTCGTTGAGGCGGAACGAGCCGTCGCGCGTCTCCATGCGCCGCTGCAGCTCCTCCCAGATGCGCGTGTCGGACCAGTCGTCGAGCTGCTCGTCGGGGGTCACCTGCAGGTAGAGCCGCGTGACGCTGGGCGAGCGCATCGACTGCAGCGCGAAGCCGCGCTCGTGGTTGGCGTAGATCAGCTCCTCCGACGACGGCTCGGCGTGGGCGAGGATGCCCAGCCACGCGAACGGATAGACGCGCTCGTAGACGGTGAGCACGCCGTCGGGCACCGACGGCCGCGACACGCCGTGGAAGCCGTCGCAGCCGGCGATGAAGTCGCACGCGAGCGTGTGGGCGGCACCGTCGTGGGTGAACGTGATCGAGGGTGCGTCGCCCTCGAAGTCGTGCAGCGCGACGTCCCCGGCCTCGAAGAGGATCGTGCCGCCGCCGGCCAGGTGCGCGTCGGTGAGGTCCTTGACGACCTCCTGCTGGCCGTACACGGTGATCGCCCGCCCGCACAGCGCCTGCATGTCGATGCGGTGGCCCTCGCCGTCGAAGCGCAGCTCGAAGCCCTCGTGCAGGAGGCCCTCGCTGCGCAGCCGCTCGTCGACGCCGAGCTCGGCCATCGCATCGACGGTGCCCTGCTCGAGCACGCCGGCGCGCACGCGATGCTCGACATACTCGCGGCTGCGCGCCTCGAGGATCACCGACCCGATCCCGTGGCGGCGCAGCATCTCCGCCAGGAACAGGCCGGCCGGCCCCGCTCCGACGATCCCGACCTGCGTCCTCGGGGTGCCGATGCCGGCGCGATGGCTCACCATGGTGGGCTTCCGAAGCCTGCCGGCATGAGGTGGATCCCCGATCGGTGTTGCACTAACTGCTCCTCCTCGTTCGCCGCCCGCCGGTGGCGGCGTGCAGGTCGGCCTCGATCCGAGCCGCCGTGTCGCGCAGGGGCGGCAGCAGCTCCTTGCGCATGGAGTCGATCGTCCGCCGGCTGGCGTGCGTCGACAGGTTCACCGCGGCGGCGACGGCGCCGTCGCGGTCGTGGATCGGGACGGCGATCGAGCGCAGCCCCTCGTCCAGCTCGCCGTCGACGAGCGCGTAGCCCTGCGCGCGCACGCGGTCGAGCTCGGCGCGCAGCCGCTGCGGGCTGTCGATCGCGCGCCGCGAG from Capillimicrobium parvum encodes the following:
- the pcaB gene encoding 3-carboxy-cis,cis-muconate cycloisomerase, translating into MSSGLFGGVLARGQVAGAVDDHAFLQGMLDFERALARAQAAAGLMEPRAAEAIAAACRAEDYDPVAIGAQAPSIGNPAGPLVKALTARVEGPGRGQVHRGATSQDVVDTAMMIVARRALTLLRQDLDGAAFAAAALARAHRATPIAGRTLLQQAVPTTFGLKAASWMTGLDAAADRVLAVRCERLAVQFGGAAGNLAGLGDRGIEVLEGIARELDLPAPAIPWHTDRTRIADIAGALALACGAVAKVARDVVLLSQTEVGEVREGTGGGSSAMPHKRNPVAAISALGAARQAPGLAATLLASMEQEHERAAGAWHAEWSPLRELLVAAGSAAAWLRDCLEGLEVDPERMRANLDLTGGLLLAERVTAALTDAIGRGTAHELVERAASEAGASDRSFAEVLCDDPQVRDHLGADAVGELMDPTGYLGSAPGLVDRALNAHDHRRPA
- a CDS encoding FCD domain-containing protein, with product MSPSHLPSSSRHSVLAPLDSGGRVAVVERRLADAIDVGVFGEGDQLPSESDLAAQLGVATVTLREALAGLRRTGLVETRRGRHGGTFVRGPADGRLLDRIGALSVDELRDLADHRTAVAATVAELAAERASAPDLERLEEHVERLAAASGPVERRAADERFHVELAATTRSLRLTRAEMDLQAEAGPLVWLVADPERALRDHRAVLAAVRERRPRAARERMAAHVGAEFEALVALHLRRLTPDPAPVLDRVCTALEAVFDEIASVRAVVLELPAAPHRTDLAPIRDRVHAILERSPLVAGAGMVFAPGALRDAPRWLEWWRRAGSGPPVFLNAELDPGRPEFYDYEAAEWFTTPRDTGTRWIAGPFVDHSGTNEHILTLTMPVVRDGRFLGVAGADIAVGSIEPIAGPALAAVGADAVLLNHRGRVIATNTPRWPVGVLWGGDPAGARVERDPRVGWNVVISA
- the pcaD gene encoding 3-oxoadipate enol-lactonase encodes the protein MSAVDVHHLVEGPPDMPALVLINSLGSSIAMWERQIEELSGPFRVVRFDLRGHGASPVPPGPYELADLGADVVALLDRLEIPRAHLAGVSLGGMTAMWMGINAPERVDHLVLCCTSAKLGPPEAWAERARLVREQGTGAVADAVVARWLTPGYAAAHPEVRQRLRAMIAATPPEGYAACCEAIEHMDLEPELDRIAAPTLVIAGADDPATPPDHGARIAARVPGARMAVVPDSAHLANIQQAAEVSSLILRHLQ
- a CDS encoding FAD-binding oxidoreductase codes for the protein MSVATKGGLDDAVLEELAQVLGSEHLLTTKPARMHRARVPAPFPVHRWADHVPDAVVLPASTEEVAEIVRIANRFGVPVVPRSGGTGLTDGAVPLRHGILLDLKRLDQIHEIDLEDRTCTVGAGVNMLKLNEVLGRHGLIYPDDPASYPCSMVGGRIGTSGWSLIGSRYGHTRDLVLSFVHVLPTGEVVRIGDGGGRKISKSSTGYTLKPLFMGHQGTLGVATEATLKLYPKPEAELSPFWSFEDYDTAHRALREIVRTDCATFAGAVLFDHEKVAYLRRDDEAYIPQPESVRALVCAVLYGNEDEVLAGGRRIMRVARENGARYLGDEISEGDWAARHDRYATPLHGRTKDGQVVPMSWHCEDASTVWSQLPAVRRKWHEIVADLRRRSDVFDDWGMFAYTNGRTGVDYLTEIDVGIWEQELDDETWAMWIKAKRDIAQVAVDHGGSISACHGACREGEVDVVPIELGGAYDVMKQIKRTLDPNNVMNPGKYGLDGAFEEDLK
- a CDS encoding acyl-CoA synthetase, with product MLFDALTEPSDAIAVRVGDETLTYREMRDAAAAVADHVAGAERVGVWADVSAHTVVGVVGALLAGVPAVPLNPKAGERELEHILGDSAPQLILAAPDADVPADLPRHDVDLRAAGGDVPPEPGADRAALVVYTSGTTGPPKGSRMPRRAIATNLDALAGAWAWTADDVVVHALPLFHVHGLVLGMLGPLRRGGGGHHVGRFSPEAIAAALDAGGTMLFAVPTMHRRLADAAESDPEIARALSGARLIVSGSAALPAVEHARIERLTGQQVVERYGMTETLMNTAVHADGDRRPGSVGPPLPGVDLRLVHEGEDAGGIGEIQVRGPNLFLGYLNRPDATAEAMTPDGWFRTGDLAMRDPDGYIRIVGRRGTDLIKSGGFKIGAGEIENALLEHPSVAEAAVAGEPDEDLGERIAAWVVVAPGAGKPEPQELADHVARLLTPHKRPRVVRYVEELPRNAMGKVQKKLLTR
- the pobA gene encoding 4-hydroxybenzoate 3-monooxygenase, coding for MVSHRAGIGTPRTQVGIVGAGPAGLFLAEMLRRHGIGSVILEARSREYVEHRVRAGVLEQGTVDAMAELGVDERLRSEGLLHEGFELRFDGEGHRIDMQALCGRAITVYGQQEVVKDLTDAHLAGGGTILFEAGDVALHDFEGDAPSITFTHDGAAHTLACDFIAGCDGFHGVSRPSVPDGVLTVYERVYPFAWLGILAHAEPSSEELIYANHERGFALQSMRSPSVTRLYLQVTPDEQLDDWSDTRIWEELQRRMETRDGSFRLNEGEIFDRGITPMRSFVVEPMQHGRLFLAGDAAHIVPPTGAKGLNVAVSDVQNLSEALVAFYETGERTALDGYSARCLRRIWRVEHFSWFMTSMLHRPHDQDPFEMQLQRSQLRYVTSSHAARESLAENYAGLPRE
- a CDS encoding LLM class flavin-dependent oxidoreductase; its protein translation is MRFSYCMLPDYPLDDSIEMIKTADRLGFHAVYAVDETWHKDLWVLFAAAADKTEHIRFGPNVTHVFLREPTLICQQLATLDELTNGRMECVVSTGNFGLMAQYHVDWEHRKPLSRLKEAMHVMRTFLADGKIDFQGDFFQYTGLFTAARPVQERIPLLMGGMKGPRSFVAAGELADGLHHALSYSREAYEYVVDNVRTGADRAGRSMDDIDVGAWVVTVVGEDSAAAKRAARILVAFYISSMPAEQLGRHGISLEEVQPVVDALGAGDVARAIQLFRPELAEKLSLAGTPEEVVEKIRRDIEPAGVDHMILALSDAHLVKFFAGEDVPGVPTINEQLKLVADRVMPAFGAAVMA
- a CDS encoding (Fe-S)-binding protein — protein: MTIDGGRPETTDAFVAEWRNAAYNCYSSGHKFCREVCPVQQVTRNESWTPTAFHANVVAMEQGELDVADVAEDFVNCTQCGACELRCPNTLFTGDFYRFRTRTVDLVKAVRALAVDQGIHQPGYQRWNLLTDERRHEPVLGEFAGDAPAVPVDQDHVADWAADLDLPVGGETILFVDCEAAFYRTSVPRAVAQMLKQAGVEFGLMREQWCCGGPAAEMGYVEQAMRFARHNLDDWRAVGAKRVIVLDPHDYITFTEDYPRYFGTEVDDLEIVLAVELLAGLVRDGTLTPSVPIERTITYHDPCRLNKRKGIWQEPREILRAIPGLDFRDVDRVTQWSYCSGAGAGLPVEKPELTARISDRRLAQAAELEVDTLVSACPWSERPLSAAGEPRAIDVVDIHELLAESLGIDVGGSRGEVAS